The Pan paniscus chromosome 1, NHGRI_mPanPan1-v2.0_pri, whole genome shotgun sequence genome has a segment encoding these proteins:
- the CCNL2 gene encoding cyclin-L2 isoform X3: MGQLAAALVSPRRGLPLGAESPSARCSHASNLHPRGFSLFQVDSFKEAAARSAEKGPAASALEEEEEEPKRMACLPAATPALCSASSFENYMNDSLRTDVFVRFQPESIACACIYLAARTLEIPLPNRPHWFLLFGATEEEIQEICLKILQLYARKKVDLTHLEGEVEKRKHAIEEAKAQARGLLPGGTQVLDGTSGFSPAPKLVESPKEGKGSKPSPLSVKNTKRRLEGAKKAKADSPVNGLPKGRESRSRSRSREQSYSRSPSRSASPKRRKSDSGSTSGGSKSQSRSRSRSDSPPRQAPRSAPYKGSEIRGSRKSKDCKYPQKPHKSRSRSSSRSRSRSRERADNPGKYKKKSHYYRDQRRERSRSYERTGRRYERDHPGHSRHRR; encoded by the exons ATGGGACAGTTGGCAGCGGCTCTGGTGAGCCCGAGAAGAGGCCTGCCCTTGGGTGCGGAGTCTCCCTCCGCACGATGCTCCCACGCGTCCAACTTGCACccaaggggcttttccctcttcCAAGTGGACTCCTTCAAGGAAGCTGCAGCTCGGTCAGCAGAGAAGGGGCCTGCCGCCAGCGccctggaggaagaggaagaggaacccAAGAGGATGGCTTGTCTCCCAGCAGCCACACCGGCTTTGTGCTCAGCCAGTTCATTTGA GAATTACATGAACGACAGCCTTCGCACCGACGTCTTCGTGCGCTTCCAGCCAGAGAGCATCGCCTGCGCCTGCATTTATCTTGCTGCCCGGACGCTGGAG ATTCCTTTGCCCAATCGTCCCCATTGGTTTCTTTTGTTTGGAGCAACTGAAGAAGAAATTCAGGAAATCTGCTTAAAGATCTTGCAGCTTTATGCTCGGAAAAAG GTTGATCTCACACACCTGGAGGGTGaagtggaaaaaagaaagcaCGCTATCGAAGAGGCAAAGGCCCAAGCCCGGGGCCTGTTGCCTGGGGGCACACAGGTGCTGGATGGTACCTCGGGGTTCTCTCCTGCCCCCAAGCTGG TGGAATCCCCCAAAGAAGGTAAAGGGAGCAAGCCTTCCCCACTGTCTGTGAAGAACACCAAGAGGAGGCTGGAGGGCGCCAAGAAAGCCAAGGCGGACAGCCCCGTGAACGG CTTGCCAAAGGGGCGAGAGAGTCGAAGTCGGAGCCGGAGCCGTGAGCAGAGCTACTCGAGGTCCCCATCCCGATCAGCGTCTCCTAAGAGGAG GAAAAGTGACAGCGGCTCCACATCTGGTGGGTCCAAGTCGCAGAGCCGCTCCCGGAGCAGGAGTGACTCCCCACCGAGACAGGCCCCCCGCAGCGCTCCCTACAAAGGCTCTGAGATTCGGGGCTCCCGGAAGTCCAAGGACTGCAAGTACCCCCAGAAGCCACACAAGTCTCGGAGCCGGAGTTCTTCCCGTTCTCGAAGCAGGTCACGGGAGCGGGCGGATAATCCGGGAAAATACAAGAAGAAAAGTCATTACTACAGAGATCAGCGACGAGAGCGCTCGAGGTCGTATGAACGCACAGGCCGTCGCTATGAGCGGGACCACCCTGGGCACAGCAGGCATCGGAGGTGA
- the MRPL20 gene encoding large ribosomal subunit protein bL20m isoform X3 encodes MVFLTAQLWLRNRVTDRYFRIQEVLKHARHFRGRKNRCYRLAVRTVIRAFVKCTKARYLKKKNMRTLWINRITAASQEHGLKYPALIGNLVKCQVELNRKVLADLAIYEPKTFKSLAALASRRRHEGFAAALGDGKEPEGIFSRVVQYH; translated from the exons ATGGTCTTCCTCACCGCGCAGCTCTGGCTGCGGAATCGCGTCACCGACCGCTACTTTCGGATCCAGGAGGTGCTGAAGCACGCCAGG CACTTCCGGGGAAGGAAAAATCGCTGCTACAGGTTGGCGGTCAGAACCGTGATTCGAGCCTTTGTGAAATGCACCAAAGCCCGATACctgaagaaaaagaacatgaGGACC CTCTGGATTAATCGAATTACAGCTGCTAGCCAGGAACATGGACTGAAGTATCCAGCGCTCATTGGGAATTTAGTTAAG TGCCAGGTGGAGCTCAACAGGAAAGTCCTAGCGGATCTGGCCATCTACGAGCCAAAGACTTTCAAATCTTTGGCTGCCTTGGCCAGTAGGAGGCGACACGAAGGATTTGCTGCTGCCTTGGGGGATGGGAAGGAACCTGAAGGCATTTTTTCCAGAGTGGTGCAGTACCACTGA
- the ANKRD65 gene encoding ankyrin repeat domain-containing protein 65 isoform X1: protein MDSQRPEPREEEEEEEEQELWWMELDSEEALGTRTEGPSVVQGWGHLLQAVWRGPAGLVTQLLRQGASVEERTLRCCWATGQTQASGTGMAALRCTGLPPGDTCSPSSCWSPRGPRWMRGTPWASHPCITPLGKATWRLPAASWTGVLRWMLPAGSERPPYTWLQSEGMGLPWGFC, encoded by the exons ATGGACTCCCAGAGGCCTGagcccagagaggaggaggaggaggaggaggaacaggaaCTGTGGTGGATGGAGCTGGACTCCGAAGAGGCCCTGGGAACCAGGACAGAGGGGCCTAGTGTCGTCCAGGGCTGGGGGCACCTGCTCCAGGCCGTGTGGAGGGGCCCTGCAGGCCTGGTGACACAGCTGCTGCGGCAAGGGGCCAGCGTGGAGGAGAG gACATTGAGGTGCTGCTGGGCCACAGGGCAGACCCAGGCATCAGGGACAGGCATGGCCGCTCTGCGCTGCACAGGGCTGCCGCCCGGGGACACCTGCTCACCGTCCAGTTGCTGGTCACCCAGGGGGCCAAGGTGGATGCGCGGGACACCCTGGGCCTCACACCCCTGCATCACGCCTCTCGGGAAGGCCACGTGGAGGTTGCCGGCTGCCTCCTGGACAGGGGTGCTCAGGTGGATGCTACCGGCTGGCTCCGAAAGACCCCCCTACACCTGGCTGCAGAGCGAGGGCATGGGCCTACCGTGGGGCTTCTGCTGA
- the CCNL2 gene encoding cyclin-L2 isoform X1, with product MAAAAAAAGAAGSAAPAAAAGASGSGGAPSGSQGVLIGDRLYSGVLITLENCLLPDDKLRFTPSMSSGLDTDTETDLRVVGCELIQAAGILLRLPQVAMATGQVLFQRFFYTKSFVKHSMEHVSMACVHLASKIEEAPRRIRDVINVFHRLRQLREKKKPVPLLLDQDYVNLKNQIIKAERRVLKELGFCVHVKHPHKIIVMYLQVLECERNQHLVQTSWNYMNDSLRTDVFVRFQPESIACACIYLAARTLEIPLPNRPHWFLLFGATEEEIQEICLKILQLYARKKVDLTHLEGEVEKRKHAIEEAKAQARGLLPGGTQVLDGTSGFSPAPKLVESPKEGKGSKPSPLSVKNTKRRLEGAKKAKADSPVNGLPKGRESRSRSRSREQSYSRSPSRSASPKRRKSDSGSTSGGSKSQSRSRSRSDSPPRQAPRSAPYKGSEIRGSRKSKDCKYPQKPHKSRSRSSSRSRSRSRERADNPGKYKKKSHYYRDQRRERSRSYERTGRRYERDHPGHSRHRR from the exons atggcggcggcggcggcggcggctggtgCTGCAGGGTCGGCAGCTCCCGCGGCAGCGGCCGGCGCCTCGGGATCTGGGGGCGCACCCTCAGGGTCACAGGGGGTGCTGATCGGGGACAGGCTGTACTCCGGGGTGCTCATCACCTTGGAGAACTGCCTCCTGCCTGACGACAAGCTCCGTTTCACGCCGTCCATGTCGAGCGGCCTCGACACCGACACAGAGACCGACCTCCGCGTGGTGGGCTGCGAGCTCATCCAGGCGGCTGGTATCCTGCTCCGCCTGCCGCAG GTGGCCATGGCTACCGGGCAGGTGTTGTTCCAGCGCTTCTTTTATACCAAGTCCTTCGTGAAGCACTCCATGGAG CATGTGTCAATGGCCTGTGTCCACCTGGCTTCCAAGATAGAAGAGGCCCCAAGACGCATACGGGACGTCATCAATGTGTTTCACCGCCTTCGACAGCTGAGAGAGAAAAA GAAGCCCGTGCCTCTACTACTGGATCAAGATTATGTTAATTTAAAGAACCAAATTATAAAGGCGGAAAGACGAGTTCTCAAAGAGTTGGGTTTCTGCGTCCATGTGAAGCATCCTCATAAG ATAATCGTTATGTACCTTCAGGTGTTAGAGTGTGAGCGTAACCAACACCTGGTCCAGACCTCATG GAATTACATGAACGACAGCCTTCGCACCGACGTCTTCGTGCGCTTCCAGCCAGAGAGCATCGCCTGCGCCTGCATTTATCTTGCTGCCCGGACGCTGGAG ATTCCTTTGCCCAATCGTCCCCATTGGTTTCTTTTGTTTGGAGCAACTGAAGAAGAAATTCAGGAAATCTGCTTAAAGATCTTGCAGCTTTATGCTCGGAAAAAG GTTGATCTCACACACCTGGAGGGTGaagtggaaaaaagaaagcaCGCTATCGAAGAGGCAAAGGCCCAAGCCCGGGGCCTGTTGCCTGGGGGCACACAGGTGCTGGATGGTACCTCGGGGTTCTCTCCTGCCCCCAAGCTGG TGGAATCCCCCAAAGAAGGTAAAGGGAGCAAGCCTTCCCCACTGTCTGTGAAGAACACCAAGAGGAGGCTGGAGGGCGCCAAGAAAGCCAAGGCGGACAGCCCCGTGAACGG CTTGCCAAAGGGGCGAGAGAGTCGAAGTCGGAGCCGGAGCCGTGAGCAGAGCTACTCGAGGTCCCCATCCCGATCAGCGTCTCCTAAGAGGAG GAAAAGTGACAGCGGCTCCACATCTGGTGGGTCCAAGTCGCAGAGCCGCTCCCGGAGCAGGAGTGACTCCCCACCGAGACAGGCCCCCCGCAGCGCTCCCTACAAAGGCTCTGAGATTCGGGGCTCCCGGAAGTCCAAGGACTGCAAGTACCCCCAGAAGCCACACAAGTCTCGGAGCCGGAGTTCTTCCCGTTCTCGAAGCAGGTCACGGGAGCGGGCGGATAATCCGGGAAAATACAAGAAGAAAAGTCATTACTACAGAGATCAGCGACGAGAGCGCTCGAGGTCGTATGAACGCACAGGCCGTCGCTATGAGCGGGACCACCCTGGGCACAGCAGGCATCGGAGGTGA
- the CCNL2 gene encoding cyclin-L2 isoform X2 — protein sequence MFILRPLVEMGQLAAALVSPRRGLPLGAESPSARCSHASNLHPRGFSLFQVDSFKEAAARSAEKGPAASALEEEEEEPKRMACLPAATPALCSASSFENYMNDSLRTDVFVRFQPESIACACIYLAARTLEIPLPNRPHWFLLFGATEEEIQEICLKILQLYARKKVDLTHLEGEVEKRKHAIEEAKAQARGLLPGGTQVLDGTSGFSPAPKLVESPKEGKGSKPSPLSVKNTKRRLEGAKKAKADSPVNGLPKGRESRSRSRSREQSYSRSPSRSASPKRRKSDSGSTSGGSKSQSRSRSRSDSPPRQAPRSAPYKGSEIRGSRKSKDCKYPQKPHKSRSRSSSRSRSRSRERADNPGKYKKKSHYYRDQRRERSRSYERTGRRYERDHPGHSRHRR from the exons ATGTTCATTTTAAGACCCCTTGTTGAAATGGGACAGTTGGCAGCGGCTCTGGTGAGCCCGAGAAGAGGCCTGCCCTTGGGTGCGGAGTCTCCCTCCGCACGATGCTCCCACGCGTCCAACTTGCACccaaggggcttttccctcttcCAAGTGGACTCCTTCAAGGAAGCTGCAGCTCGGTCAGCAGAGAAGGGGCCTGCCGCCAGCGccctggaggaagaggaagaggaacccAAGAGGATGGCTTGTCTCCCAGCAGCCACACCGGCTTTGTGCTCAGCCAGTTCATTTGA GAATTACATGAACGACAGCCTTCGCACCGACGTCTTCGTGCGCTTCCAGCCAGAGAGCATCGCCTGCGCCTGCATTTATCTTGCTGCCCGGACGCTGGAG ATTCCTTTGCCCAATCGTCCCCATTGGTTTCTTTTGTTTGGAGCAACTGAAGAAGAAATTCAGGAAATCTGCTTAAAGATCTTGCAGCTTTATGCTCGGAAAAAG GTTGATCTCACACACCTGGAGGGTGaagtggaaaaaagaaagcaCGCTATCGAAGAGGCAAAGGCCCAAGCCCGGGGCCTGTTGCCTGGGGGCACACAGGTGCTGGATGGTACCTCGGGGTTCTCTCCTGCCCCCAAGCTGG TGGAATCCCCCAAAGAAGGTAAAGGGAGCAAGCCTTCCCCACTGTCTGTGAAGAACACCAAGAGGAGGCTGGAGGGCGCCAAGAAAGCCAAGGCGGACAGCCCCGTGAACGG CTTGCCAAAGGGGCGAGAGAGTCGAAGTCGGAGCCGGAGCCGTGAGCAGAGCTACTCGAGGTCCCCATCCCGATCAGCGTCTCCTAAGAGGAG GAAAAGTGACAGCGGCTCCACATCTGGTGGGTCCAAGTCGCAGAGCCGCTCCCGGAGCAGGAGTGACTCCCCACCGAGACAGGCCCCCCGCAGCGCTCCCTACAAAGGCTCTGAGATTCGGGGCTCCCGGAAGTCCAAGGACTGCAAGTACCCCCAGAAGCCACACAAGTCTCGGAGCCGGAGTTCTTCCCGTTCTCGAAGCAGGTCACGGGAGCGGGCGGATAATCCGGGAAAATACAAGAAGAAAAGTCATTACTACAGAGATCAGCGACGAGAGCGCTCGAGGTCGTATGAACGCACAGGCCGTCGCTATGAGCGGGACCACCCTGGGCACAGCAGGCATCGGAGGTGA
- the MRPL20 gene encoding large ribosomal subunit protein bL20m isoform X1, with protein sequence MVFLTAQLWLRNRVTDRYFRIQEVLKHARHFRGRKNRCYRLAVRTVIRAFVKCTKARYLKKKNMRTVSVDPGHPPASALAAPAFLRRDPASVQPPGHPQPLPFIPCFETPTNYVAPQANCGTSVLPPRRHPHCHPLLQSLARATAEPPCHSPCVASHRPSRCCSHPSGGFPSLWQLKSTQPLANPPGLLSAAVVLLEETTPAAKLCTPGTPRISGRLAPPLCPRAASLLRLTTPASAS encoded by the exons ATGGTCTTCCTCACCGCGCAGCTCTGGCTGCGGAATCGCGTCACCGACCGCTACTTTCGGATCCAGGAGGTGCTGAAGCACGCCAGG CACTTCCGGGGAAGGAAAAATCGCTGCTACAGGTTGGCGGTCAGAACCGTGATTCGAGCCTTTGTGAAATGCACCAAAGCCCGATACctgaagaaaaagaacatgaGGACCGTAAGCGTGGACCCGGGACACCCGCCAGCCAGCGCGCTCGCGGCCCCTGCGTTTCTGCGCCGCGACCCAGCTAGTGTGCAGCCGCCCGGCCACCCTCAGCCCCTTCCTTTCATACCTTGCTTCGAAACTCCGACAAATTATGTCGCCCCGCAGGCAAACTGTGGGACATCCGTTCTCCCGCCCCGCCGCCACCCCCACTGTCACCCGCTGCTCCAGTCCCTCGCCCGGGCCACTGCAGAGCCGCCTTGCCACTCTCCCTGCGTCGCCAGCCACCGCCCTAGTCGCTGCTGCTCTCATCCCTCCGGTGGCTTCCCTTCCCTTTGGCAGCTGAAGTCAACCCAGCCCCTTGCCAACCCTCCAGGGCTACTATCTGCTGCCGTGGTGCTCCTCGAAGAGACCACGCCTGCTGCCAAGCTCTGCACACCCGGAACCCCCCGCATTTCTGGGAGGCTGGCGCCTCCGCTCTGTCCACGTGCCGCCTCATTACTGCGCCTCAccactcccgcctcagcctcatga
- the TMEM88B gene encoding transmembrane protein 88B — MSEQGRETEEEEGGGGASDTAPMLPRGPPDHQASALTCPGWSGPLLLPGRLLAGLLLHLLLPAAAFLLVLLPAAAVVYLGFLCHSRVHPAPGPRCRALFSDRGSAALIVFGLLSLPPLLVLASAVRARLARRLRPLLPPPAGTPGPRRPPGRPDEDEQLCAWV; from the exons ATGAGTGAGCaggggagggagacagaggaggaggaggggggaggtggTGCTTCCGACACAGCGCCCATGCTGCCCCGGGGACCTCCCGACCACCAGGCCTCAGCCCTGACGTGCCCAGGGTGGTCGGGGCCCCTGCTGCTGCCCGGCCGGCTGCTGGCCGGGCTCCTGCTGCACCTCCTACTGCCCGCCGCAGCCTTCCTGCTGGTGCTCCTGCCCGCGGCGGCCGTCGTCTACCTGGGATTCCTGTGTCACTCGAGG GTCCACCCCGCTCCGGGTCCCCGGTGCCGCGCGCTGTTCTCGGACCGCGGCTCCGCGGCGCTCATCGTGTTCGGGCTTCTCTCGCTGCCGCCGCTGCTGGTGCTCGCCTCGGCCGTCCGCGCCCGCCTAGCCCGGCGCCTCCGCCCGCTGCTGCCTCCGCCCGCTGGGACCCCCGGACCCCGCCGCCCCCCGGGGCGCCCCGACGAGGACGAGCAACTCTGCGCCTGGGTGTGA
- the MRPL20 gene encoding large ribosomal subunit protein bL20m isoform X2 — translation MVFLTAQLWLRNRVTDRYFRIQEVLKHARHFRGRKNRCYRLAVRTVIRAFVKCTKARYLKKKNMRTLWINRITAASQEHGLKYPALIGNLVKVWVSVWVPLKFWTSAETIMLGVVVLPVVPANQEAEARGSLETDFWAVVCYADGVSMLSLVSIW, via the exons ATGGTCTTCCTCACCGCGCAGCTCTGGCTGCGGAATCGCGTCACCGACCGCTACTTTCGGATCCAGGAGGTGCTGAAGCACGCCAGG CACTTCCGGGGAAGGAAAAATCGCTGCTACAGGTTGGCGGTCAGAACCGTGATTCGAGCCTTTGTGAAATGCACCAAAGCCCGATACctgaagaaaaagaacatgaGGACC CTCTGGATTAATCGAATTACAGCTGCTAGCCAGGAACATGGACTGAAGTATCCAGCGCTCATTGGGAATTTAGTTAAGGTATGGGTGAGTGTGTGGGTCCCACTGAAATTCTGGACATCTGCAGAAACCAtcatgctgggcgtggtggtgcttcctgtagtcccagctaatcaggaggctgaggccagaggatccctGGAGACTGACTTCTGGGCTGTAGTTTGCTATGCTGATGGGGTGTCCATGTTAAGTTTGgtatcaatatggtga
- the MRPL20 gene encoding large ribosomal subunit protein bL20m isoform X4 translates to MVFLTAQLWLRNRVTDRYFRIQEVLKHARHFRGRKNRCYRLAVRTVIRAFVKCTKARYLKKKNMRTLWINRITAASQEHGLKYPALIGNLVKALPGWLKRVTLGQQSAQSGW, encoded by the exons ATGGTCTTCCTCACCGCGCAGCTCTGGCTGCGGAATCGCGTCACCGACCGCTACTTTCGGATCCAGGAGGTGCTGAAGCACGCCAGG CACTTCCGGGGAAGGAAAAATCGCTGCTACAGGTTGGCGGTCAGAACCGTGATTCGAGCCTTTGTGAAATGCACCAAAGCCCGATACctgaagaaaaagaacatgaGGACC CTCTGGATTAATCGAATTACAGCTGCTAGCCAGGAACATGGACTGAAGTATCCAGCGCTCATTGGGAATTTAGTTAAG GCACTTCCAGGTTGGCTTAAAAGGGTTACCCTAGGCCAGCAGTCAGCTCAGTCAGGGTGGTGA
- the ANKRD65 gene encoding ankyrin repeat domain-containing protein 65 isoform X2: MDSQRPEPREEEEEEEEQELWWMELDSEEALGTRTEGPSVVQGWGHLLQAVWRGPAGLVTQLLRQGASVEERDHAGRTPLHLAVLRGHAPLVRLLLQRGAPVGAVDRAGRTALHEAAWHGHSRVAELLLQRGASAAARSGTGLTPLHWAAALGHTLLAARLLEAPGPGPAAAEAEDARGWTAAHWAAAGGRLAVLELLAAGGAGLDGALLVAAAAGRGAALRFLLARGARVDARDGAGATALGLAAALGRSQDIEVLLGHRADPGIRDRHGRSALHRAAARGHLLTVQLLVTQGAKVDARDTLGLTPLHHASREGHVEVAGCLLDRGAQVDATGWLRKTPLHLAAERGHGPTVGLLLSRGASPTLRTQWAEVAQMPEGDLPQALPELGGGQKECEGTDPRAEPDSRLQAPPPQ; encoded by the exons ATGGACTCCCAGAGGCCTGagcccagagaggaggaggaggaggaggaggaacaggaaCTGTGGTGGATGGAGCTGGACTCCGAAGAGGCCCTGGGAACCAGGACAGAGGGGCCTAGTGTCGTCCAGGGCTGGGGGCACCTGCTCCAGGCCGTGTGGAGGGGCCCTGCAGGCCTGGTGACACAGCTGCTGCGGCAAGGGGCCAGCGTGGAGGAGAG GGACCACGCAGGCCGGACCCCGCTCCACCTGGCCGTGCTGCGGGGCCACGCGCCCCTGGTGCGTCTCCTGCTGCAGCGAGGGGCCCCGGTGGGCGCGGTGGACCGGGCGGGGCGCACCGCGCTGCACGAGGCCGCCTGGCACGGGCACTCGCGGGTGGCCGAGCTGCTGCTGCAGCGCGGGGCCTCGGCGGCGGCGCGCTCCGGGACGGGCCTCACGCCGCTGCACTGGGCCGCTGCCCTGGGCCACACGCTGCTGGCCGCGCGCCTGCTGGAGGCTCCGGGCCCGGGACCCGCGGCAGCGGAGGCGGAGGACGCGCGCGGCTGGACGGCGGCGCACTGGGCGGCCGCGGGCGGGCGGCTGGCGGTGCTGGAGCTGCTGGCGGCCGGCGGCGCGGGCCTGGACGGCGCCCTGCTCGTGGCTGCCGCTGCGGGGCGCGGGGCGGCGCTGCGCTTCCTCCTGGCGCGCGGGGCGCGGGTGGACGCCCGGGATGGCGCGGGGGCCACAGCGCTGGGTCTGGCGGCCGCCCTAGGCCGCTCCCAG gACATTGAGGTGCTGCTGGGCCACAGGGCAGACCCAGGCATCAGGGACAGGCATGGCCGCTCTGCGCTGCACAGGGCTGCCGCCCGGGGACACCTGCTCACCGTCCAGTTGCTGGTCACCCAGGGGGCCAAGGTGGATGCGCGGGACACCCTGGGCCTCACACCCCTGCATCACGCCTCTCGGGAAGGCCACGTGGAGGTTGCCGGCTGCCTCCTGGACAGGGGTGCTCAGGTGGATGCTACCGGCTGGCTCCGAAAGACCCCCCTACACCTGGCTGCAGAGCGAGGGCATGGGCCTACCGTGGGGCTTCTGCTGAGCCGAGGGGCCAGCCCCACCCTGCGGACACAGTGGGCCGAGGTGGCCCAGATGCCTGAGGGGGACCTGCCCCAGGCGCTGCCTGAACTTGGAGGGGGGCAGAAGGAGTGTGAGGGCACAGATCCACGGGCTGAGCCAGACAGCAGGCTCCAGGCTCCACCGCCCCAGTGA